In Fibrobacter sp. UWB15, the following proteins share a genomic window:
- a CDS encoding STAS domain-containing protein — protein sequence MPQLKNYREVGIFDLLSAPLNPIGAFDAEQFKKDVRALLAEKTDEKFLAVDLTGLDFVYSDAYNAFIQFQQEMDDRKGMFAILTNNQTILEGLKKAGLDKNIKVFAYEADMMSFSLQASAPAEIKPEVDIVPEEPAPVASQNMGSTMGSIEGAPSAHLDRHTGAHRRFTKSFNAIAKEEPEENSKKKGLDVPFDDEPSSAKTVIIVVLLLLAAVGGILAFFCI from the coding sequence ATGCCCCAATTAAAGAATTATCGCGAAGTTGGAATTTTTGATTTGTTGTCGGCCCCCTTGAATCCGATTGGGGCTTTCGACGCAGAACAGTTTAAGAAAGACGTTCGCGCTTTACTCGCCGAAAAGACAGACGAAAAGTTTTTGGCAGTCGACTTGACTGGTCTTGATTTTGTCTATAGCGATGCCTATAATGCATTTATCCAGTTCCAGCAGGAAATGGACGATCGTAAGGGTATGTTTGCCATTTTGACGAACAACCAGACGATTCTGGAAGGCCTCAAAAAGGCAGGTCTCGACAAGAACATCAAGGTCTTTGCATACGAAGCAGACATGATGTCGTTCTCGCTGCAGGCTAGTGCTCCTGCCGAAATTAAACCCGAAGTCGATATTGTTCCCGAAGAACCGGCTCCGGTTGCCTCCCAGAATATGGGCAGCACCATGGGCTCTATCGAAGGCGCTCCGTCTGCACACTTGGACCGTCATACAGGTGCACATCGTCGCTTTACCAAGAGCTTCAACGCGATTGCTAAAGAAGAACCCGAGGAAAATTCCAAGAAGAAGGGTCTAGACGTTCCGTTCGATGACGAACCGTCCTCGGCAAAGACTGTGATTATCGTAGTACTCTTGTTGCTTGCAGCGGTGGGCGGAATTCTCGCGTTCTTCTGCATCTAG